In the Euphorbia lathyris chromosome 5, ddEupLath1.1, whole genome shotgun sequence genome, one interval contains:
- the LOC136231390 gene encoding uncharacterized protein → MVNNTENRSGGSGARNNNIDPQDTQQNRESSFMDLPNSDNHPGLSLMHCKEDLKEETEEEHDLSYVPEYLEDFSFSYFHCSKLQMQFAEYLLKYASALEKMSILIDPKGSQYPFYKGRYRGMTYWSVANTLREFDKRNILDVQTSEEIIFGSISR, encoded by the exons ATGGTGAACAACACTGAAAATCGCAGCGGTGGTTCCGGAGCAAGAAATAACAATATAGATCCACAAGATACCCAGCAAAATCGTGAATCCTCTTTCATGGATCTACCTAATTCTGATAATCATCCAGGTTTATCTCTG ATGCATTGTAAGGAGGACCTTAAAGAAGAAACGGAAGAAGAGCATGATCTTTCATATGTACCAGAATATCTCGAGGACTTTTCATTTTCTTACTTCCATTGCAGCAAGTTGCAAATGCAGTTTGCCGAGTATTTGCTGAAATATGCAAGTGCTCTTGAGAAGATGTCCATCTTAATCGACCCTAAAGGATCCCAATATCCTTTTTATAAAGGACGATATCGTGGGATGACTTATTGGAGTGTTGCTAATACACTGCGGGAATTTGACAAACGCAATATTCTGGATGTCCAAACGTCTGAAGAAATCATTTTTGGGTCCATTTCTCGTTGA